DNA from Cupriavidus necator N-1:
GCGCCCGCCCACCTTGGCGCGATACAGCGCCGCATCGGCACGCGCGCTCAGCTGCGCCAGCGTCAGGCCCGGATGCCAGTCGGCGGTGCCGCCGCTGACGTTATAGCGCACGGTGTGGCTGGCGCCGTCCGACGCGACCGTCGTGACCGCTTGGCGCTGCACGCTGGCGCGGATGCGCTCCGCCAACGCGCTGGCACCCGCCTCGCCGGTCGCGGGCAGCAGCACCATGAACTCTTCGCCGCCGAGGCGGCCCAGCAGGTCGCCGGGCCGCAGTTGCGCCGCCGCCAGTCTTGCGAACGCCTGCAGCACGGCATCGCCGGCCGCGTGGCCGTAGGTGTCGTTGACCGACTTGAAATGGTCGATGTCGACGATCAGCAGCGCGGGGGCCGGATTGCCGCCGGCGGCGCGCGCCAGCTCGCGCTGGGCGCCTTCCTCGAACGCCTTGCGCGACAGCACGCCCGTCAGCGTATCGGTATTGGCGACCGCTTCAAGCCGGCGCACGATGGCGTCATGGATCATCAGCACCGCGCCCATGGTCATCGCCGGCATCACCAGTGCGCCCAGGGTCAGGAAAAAACTGTGTTGACCAGCATCGATTCCGGCAGGTAGGGATTGCCCAGCCACTGCAGCGCGGACAGTGTGCCGCGCACTGCATGGCCGGTGGCGAAGAACAGCGCGAAGCAGGCGGTCG
Protein-coding regions in this window:
- a CDS encoding GGDEF domain-containing protein; translation: MPAMTMGAVLMIHDAIVRRLEAVANTDTLTGVLSRKAFEEGAQRELARAAGGNPAPALLIVDIDHFKSVNDTYGHAAGDAVLQAFARLAAAQLRPGDLLGRLGGEEFMVLLPATGEAGASALAERIRASVQRQAVTTVASDGASHTVRYNVSGGTADWHPGLTLAQLSARADAALYRAKVGGRNRVTAHSESASATHAAPEAAHAL